The following DNA comes from Alosa alosa isolate M-15738 ecotype Scorff River chromosome 13, AALO_Geno_1.1, whole genome shotgun sequence.
TTGTCAGTTTAAGTGGTCTTGTGTTCTAAAAACAAGGACATAATGTATGGTGGAGGATGCATACATGTGGGCAACCTGCGTTTACCTCGTTGTCCTACTGCTCTGCTTGAGAGACACTGGTGGCCTGGAGGACACTTCTGAGGGTACCGGATGCAGTTGAGCGGGGAAATAGCAGGAAACACACATGTGTAGCAAAACAGAGGTACTGCAAAAATGATAGGCAATACTACAAAATTTAGTGCTTTTCATCATGATACAACACTTCAGGTATTAAAAGATGTAGTTACACAACAAAagtacacacactgactcatgtTTCTGTTGAACTTTCTATCTGTCTGACATCACTTACCCACAACtggaaacagagaaagaagaaTGAGGAGGCACAGAAGGCGAGACATAATCTTTTCGTTCTCTGGTCTCTCTGTGACTACTTTGGCGTAGAATGTAGAGTAGAAAAGTTGAACGCAGATCCTTGTTAGGTAGATGTTTTCCAGTTCCAGTTATCTGAAATCCCAAAGCTTGGTTTGAACCAAAAACCAGTGGTGTTTAGCTTTTCAGCTGTGCTGTCCTTAGTCTGTTTGCTCTTCTTGCATCAAATGTCCTGATGTGTGCTTTCTTAGTCCAATCGGTGATGATCCTCAAATGTCCCCACCCTAAGATGTGTAACTTAATTTTCATTCCAGCAATAGGAAGATGAATTTCAATGGGTATACTGTATGAGGAATTTACAGAGCCCTTCACCCATTACTGGTCTTCTGAAGCTAGAGCCTTTTTTGTTATTTGATGCAATTTATTAAAACAGTTGCACATAGAGCTGAACTGTCCATACATGTTTATACACACTAAAAAAGAACAGAGGACTGACTTTTGACTCTTCTCCAAAAGCAGCACAGTGAAGAGGCCTGATTGAATTTGTTAATAGAATACGTGAGGAGGCTGAGAGGACTATCAGGTGATACGGTATCTTGTGATCTGGACTATCTTCTGGGCTTTCACAGTCCCCAGAGGAAAGTAAGGGTGTGTGATGCCATGATACTTTGTATTTTTCTCCTAAGTTAATATTTTACTGTATAGTCTATTTCACgtttcatcattttcagtggtacATAGACAAAATATTACACCCATATGAACCATTCAACTCCAAATCCATGGGCTCCAACATAGTAGTGTATGTCTGCTCCTTCCCTTTGATACTTTATAAACCTTCACAGCCTCAAGCCCCAAAACCTGACTGTTTCCATTCAGCCATAACAACATTAGTGAGGTCCATTTGTGTTACTAGGAAGAGAGGCTGTAGTGTTTAATGGGGTCGTGTCAAGTTCTTCCACTAAATTAGGGCCACACATTCTTTTATGCACCTTTTATAGGTGTTTTTCTAACATTTGACATGTTTTATACACTCCTTGCAACACTGCATTttggtcgttgcttttaccttaatGAAAGAGATACGCATgtcagttatgtatccacctgCTGATTGCTCCAAAACTCCAAATCTGCTGTCAGATTATGTTCCGAGGACACAATTTGCCTactgtgtatcaacaacactcaataacattTATAATGTGAATAATAACATTTCTTCTCTAACAATTTCACAAATTAGGCTATTCACAGTgtgcacccgcttccttatttgagTTTTGGCTTAGCAGGTTTTATTACAGAAGGATTGTTATTCAAAGTAAGTCATTGTGTAGgttatgtgtagggtgtatttcatacacaatttgGCAACCTGGGAAatgtcagactaacagaaaaaatgaatgtatccgtaattttaaaatgaagtttgatggttATGCAAATTCTGAGAGTTTTccaggagaaataacaaaacgggagggcgACGGGAGATGACTTTGAAATACAGGAAAACCCCgcgaaaaacgggagtgttggcagtgaggggttaggtgccttgctctcaagggcacttcagccgtgcctactggtcagggtttgaaccggcaacccttcggttacaagtccgaagcgctaaccagtaggccacggctgccccgtatATATGACAAGTTATATGTCAAACAAATGCAGTTCCCCATTTTGCCTAATGCCTGAGGTGTGTTGTAAAGCAAAGCAATTGCGAAGTGCAGCAAAGCATAGCATcagcagtacagtacagtatatgtttaGCAAGGCACTTTCATTCAAAACTCACAATCTCTCAATGATTTCCCTCACCATTCCCTTGTGTCTTATTAGTCTCTTCTTTATTAACACAAAGTTCAGGTGTTACATCTCACATTTCAGTTTCTCCCAGGTCTTTGGCAGCATGGTTTGTTTCGTTGTTATTATTTTTCAAGTAAGATCTTTAGacctgattcagaatgctgcagcacgcctggtcttcaatcagccaaagaggacacatgtaactcctctcctagttactctccattggctccctatagccagaattttaaatctctcactttggcctataggacaaaGTAGTGAttggatctgctccttgttattttaattcaatgatcaagatgtacatctccaaccgcccactgcggtctgtTGTTTCAACCAGTtgggtcaaattcaagactcttttcctggttccatgttggtggaatgagttgcccaatGCTCTCCGtgcctgtgatagttttgggtcttttaagaggggtctaaaggcagaTCTGCAACTTAGTTCATTAAGCGCTTCCTatgcattatggtttgtataatattgttttatttccattaggctgttgattaatttgacattgttgtttattactgatattctccttaatgtagtcttgccatgttattgtttttatattattgattgaatggacattattgtttattattgcttttttccctcattttcattgtttatttcattaggctattgattgaattggcattgttgtttattattgccatTCTCCTTTCTTTCAATTTCTTAGCATTTGTtatgattatataatcaaatgactcatgttaaagagaaactatacacgggtttcccgttttccaacaaaactagatgcgcgtgcagccgtggggcagaagacgaaGACGTTTGGTGGCCTATTTAACCTAAATaagctgctgtaagctacaattgGATTTttagtacccctgttgtctcaatgataataaaatcacatttcagactatatttcagagtttgctgttcatttgcatttttttttatatttttttgggctttatgcctttaatgataggacagtggagactgacaggaagcgagcgatccggaaaggaccatggggcgggaatcaaacccgggtaGCCGGCGtgcggtgcaggtgccccagccagttgcgccacagctagggcgttcatttgcattattaatataacattgtattttgtcatttttggcgaagacatgcattccgttagggatattgaacattctctaaccatcgtgatttcgaattgctgcagttttcagcacagaaactcattttattcttttcatggagagcactgctctatgctgttctggtgctttctgcctcttagttgcgcacgcatgttttcgtgacgttgcatataAATCCATGTATcagttgcagaaatcacatccAAGAAGGCATTTTTGCACATttcaacataaggaagcagcattaGGAAACTTGTCGTTTTATGTTCTAACTAATTTTACGAGTAGTACTAATCAccgagtaggcctacagctgttacaagagggtctggcgtccctttgttatgatgcatTATGATCGTCTCTATATAttatctaatatatatatatatatatatatatatatatatatattttaagtatcaaaaatatttttttttttcaatttcgaATATTTACATATACTTCAAATATATTTGTGTATATAACACACCGCtgccgacttgagcttccaaagattcaggaagtcattcattttcaatggaagctGGCTTCTCTTAGCTGCCAGAAGCGGCAAATCTGTCGGCGTCGCATTTTGGGCGTCTTGAGCGACTTGAGCGTCAAACAGAATGAGCTGTTAATAATGAGCTATGACGCGGTTCAGCGACCAACGACCAGCAACCAATCGAATAGAATAAAGTATTAAGATAGAACATGATCGAACGTAAAATGCTGTCACGTCAGAGCGGCCAAAGCTTCCCTGTACTTTTTTGACAAGCGTCCATGACAGGGCGACCAGAGCTTCTTCTTTtttaccaatacaatttcagtaatattttactcggtacaattctcagtaactgaagttactttgctttttaatccaaagttgagaaatgctcaattgacaccagagaagattatccaagaaAAAGTAATCTATGTTGGTTCTGGAattgccttgtttagatgactgtagaaagggaatttgagttatctttgccattcatgcaacagatctaacatggttaggctttacttctcatttcaagcagtgagaataactaaaatgttgcttttacagacaaagatcgtagccattattctcaaatTATTTGCATCaagtctacaccactgtaagtggaaggaaaggcaaccagcaatgatgagaaccatttaaaatcaacatacaatttggctatattttactatattaagttgtgagtgacctttggcctttgggaccgacattgtcccatgagccataactgaaaccattatattgttcttttgttagccttaagcctagctcagtcattatgccataccacatcacctcctgccgtgtaatgagctgcattgaacacatgaagatctattgagaacaccaaatccatattttctgttattttggtgaaagtaatgtaaacgtagtgtaatgccttacaattaaaatacagtaatattgtaatgtaacaaattactgacagtaacaagtaataaataatgcattacgcttttaaagtaacttgcccaatGCTGTTGTTTAGGGATGGTCATGTAACGtatctttgtctttttttctcccctctacTATGTTTTCACAGATCCTTGCTCCTGATATCAGCCAGGATGTAAACAAGGCCTTGTTTGGCTACTCATTTGTTTACTTCCTGAAGAGGCTGAAGCATGCTGGCCTTGACACCTCAGTCCTTGCCTCCATTAACAGGTGTGTTACGGAGCGCATCCTCACATCATGATCTACTGCAGTGGTGGAAACAGAGGACAATTGGCAGGTATTTTATGTCATTTTTACATTACTTTTACTGCTATGGTAGATATGGTTGTTGCTGTGCTAAATATAGGCCCATATTGTTTGACcacctaaaccatatattttctgaaagcctaTAGCCTCTAGATATCAGTTAATATCAattaagacatgtcccacctTCCTACTGACTTTGACATATCATAATGCgtacataggcctatattgtagatCGAGAAACAAATTGTTCAGCTGATACATTTGGGCCTATACTATTAAGGGACAGCTGAACTGACCACCTacaccatatattttctgaaagcctaTAGCCTCTAGATGTCAATTAATATCAATTAAGATATGTCCCACTTTCCTACTTACTCTGGCATATCATAAGGCATACATAGGCCCATATTGTAGAGCGAGAAACAAATTGttcagctgatacattttggcctacaCTATTGGCAACCTTCTCAGTtgccctagcaacaacctaacaaccactaccatagcatagcaaccaccatatcgatccctagcaaccatctcaattaccctagcaacaacctagcaaccactttgatATTGTCAACCAATGTGAATACCCTAGCAACCGgtatagcaaccactttatttagcatagcaaccaccatacgtaccctagcaacaccatagcaaccttctcagttaccctagcaacaacccagCAACCGTCACTACAATGCCAACATAGCAACACCATAGCAATCTTCTCAGTAACCCTAGcaacaacatagcaaccactacTATAGCAACTGCTATGTttaacatagcaaccaccatatcgaccctagcaaccatctcaattaccctagcaacaacctagcaaccactttatttagaATAGCAAACACCATACGTACCTtagcaacaccatagcaaccTTCTCAGTTAATCTAGCAATGACCTAGCAACCGTTATGTTTAAAATAGTAATCAACATATCTAgcatagcaacagcctagcaaccactatagcaaccaacatgattaccctagcaaccagcatagtaaCTGCTTTATTTAGCATTACATACCATATCAACCCCTAGCAACACCAAAGAGACCTTGTCAGTTACCCTAGCAATAACCGAGCAACCACTACCATAACATCAaactagcaaccaccatagcaaccatcttaattaacctagcaaccactttgatATTGTCAACCACTGTAACTACCCTAGAAACCCACATAGCAACCACTTCATTCACCATAACAACCACAATATCTTCCCtagcaacaccatagcaaccttctctgttaccctagcaacaacctagcaaccactactATAGCAACTGCTATATttaacatagcaaccaccatatcgaccctagcaaccatctcaataaccctagcaacaacctagcaaccactttttgGTATTGTCAACCAATGTGACTACCCTAGCAACgggcatagcaaccactttatttaggATAGCAACCACCATACGTTACCTTAGCAACACCATAACAACCTTCTCAGTTACCTCAGCAATAACCTAGCAACCGCTATGTTTAAAATAGCAATCAACATATCtaccatagcaacagcctagcaaccactatagcaaccaacatgattaccctagcaaccagcatagcaactgctttatttaacataaccgccaccatatctaccctagcaacaccatagAGACCTTGTCAGTTACCCTAGcaataacctagcaaccactaccataatgccaacctagcaacc
Coding sequences within:
- the LOC125306536 gene encoding protein Bouncer-like produces the protein LELENIYLTRICVQLFYSTFYAKVVTERPENEKIMSRLLCLLILLSLFPVVVPLFCYTCVFPAISPLNCIRYPQKCPPGHQCLSSRAVGQRGDIKVVLYEKSCILSSLCGLTGEKYAMGLNFTFTNECCDTHLCNAAPPTSRGPLWAGTGLSLLIFLLQ